A single genomic interval of Verrucomicrobiales bacterium harbors:
- a CDS encoding chemotaxis protein CheW — MLFLLSQVGAERYAIPANRIIEVLPLVTINRLPQLRPAVAGLLHYHGTSVLVVDFGLLVGSQPAPSRLSTRLVLLNVQPPGGAARPLALISGKATEMISLPAGSFEATSERMSLAPYLGPVAWDFRGVVRRVEVDGLSSFLGAEALPAAA; from the coding sequence ATGTTGTTCCTTCTGTCACAAGTCGGTGCCGAAAGGTATGCCATTCCGGCAAACCGCATCATCGAAGTTCTGCCGTTGGTGACGATCAATCGGCTGCCCCAGCTTCGCCCTGCGGTTGCCGGCCTGTTGCACTATCACGGAACTTCAGTGCTCGTCGTGGATTTTGGCTTGTTGGTGGGAAGCCAACCGGCTCCCTCCCGGCTCAGCACGCGCTTGGTGCTCCTGAACGTTCAGCCTCCCGGGGGCGCCGCTCGTCCGCTGGCGTTGATCTCGGGTAAAGCCACCGAAATGATTTCGCTTCCGGCCGGTAGCTTCGAGGCGACCAGCGAGAGGATGAGCCTGGCACCCTACCTCGGCCCGGTGGCATGGGACTTTCGAGGGGTGGTGCGGCGTGTGGAGGTGGATGGTCTCTCCTCGTTCCTCGGCGCGGAGGCTCTGCCTGCGGCCGCTTAA
- a CDS encoding purine-binding chemotaxis protein CheW produces the protein MSDNTSLTPEAPTAATVHATPCWKQVGIWGNGRCEALRQHVHCHNCPVFSAAAAELLDREMPPSYRDQWADHFGQKKADVALSTQSVLAFRLGQECFAIQMKALQEVGYLKVLRPIPHRRQGVVKGVVNVRGQLVICVSLTAALGLEPLPVTPDRPGSHGQMRLLIADHDRDRFAFPVDEIHGILRLRPGELQDLPATVGHNPSRCVSGVLSWQGKSIGLLEEGRLFDLLNRSLA, from the coding sequence ATGAGCGACAACACATCCCTAACGCCCGAAGCGCCTACCGCGGCTACCGTCCACGCAACGCCTTGCTGGAAGCAGGTTGGAATTTGGGGGAATGGGCGCTGCGAGGCGCTGCGCCAGCATGTTCACTGTCACAACTGCCCCGTGTTCTCAGCCGCAGCCGCAGAACTCCTGGACCGAGAGATGCCTCCCAGCTACCGGGACCAGTGGGCGGATCATTTCGGTCAGAAGAAAGCCGATGTCGCGCTCAGCACTCAATCCGTGCTCGCTTTCCGCCTTGGGCAGGAGTGCTTTGCCATCCAGATGAAGGCCCTTCAGGAGGTGGGATACCTCAAGGTGCTCCGTCCTATCCCCCACCGTCGCCAGGGCGTGGTGAAAGGGGTGGTCAACGTTCGGGGGCAGTTGGTCATCTGCGTGTCTCTGACGGCTGCCCTGGGGTTGGAGCCGCTGCCCGTGACTCCGGACCGACCTGGCAGCCATGGTCAGATGAGGCTGCTTATCGCGGACCATGACCGGGATCGCTTCGCATTTCCGGTTGATGAAATCCATGGGATACTGCGCCTCCGTCCGGGTGAGCTGCAGGATCTCCCCGCCACGGTTGGCCACAACCCATCGAGATGTGTGAGCGGCGTTCTGAGTTGGCAGGGCAAGTCGATCGGGCTGCTCGAGGAAGGCCGTCTTTTTGATCTTCTCAACCGGAGTCTAGCATGA
- a CDS encoding ABC transporter permease, whose protein sequence is MWTYTAKRLFHLIPILIGVSLITFALMSLTPGDYFTELEQNPQISQQKIAELRARAHLDKPWYIRYGYWLANAVRLDFGYSIAYKIPASELIFGRLWNTFLLSFFASIAAWAIAVPLGIWAAVHKNSLADRACSMIAFFGLSIPEVLLALLALMFAAGTGWFPVGGAQSSYYDLMSPSEQFWNRAHHLILPVLVLAASEMAGIMRQMRSNLLDTLRAEFVTTARAKGQAEGWVIYRHAVRNAINPLLTMFGYSLAGLLSGAFIVENVMAWPGLGRLTMESLQKKDYELVVASVVMATALLVIGNFIADLLLAWSDPRIRLK, encoded by the coding sequence ATGTGGACATATACCGCCAAACGCCTGTTTCATCTGATCCCCATCCTGATCGGGGTCTCGTTGATCACTTTCGCGTTGATGTCGCTCACCCCGGGTGACTATTTCACCGAGCTCGAGCAGAACCCCCAAATCTCACAGCAGAAAATCGCCGAGCTGCGCGCCCGCGCCCACTTGGACAAGCCGTGGTACATCCGCTACGGCTACTGGCTGGCGAACGCCGTTCGGCTGGACTTCGGCTATAGCATCGCCTACAAGATTCCTGCCTCGGAACTGATTTTCGGCCGACTCTGGAACACCTTTCTTCTGTCCTTTTTCGCATCGATCGCTGCCTGGGCAATCGCCGTTCCGCTCGGAATCTGGGCCGCAGTGCATAAAAACTCCCTCGCGGACCGGGCCTGCTCCATGATCGCCTTCTTTGGCCTGTCCATCCCCGAGGTGCTGTTGGCCTTGCTGGCGCTGATGTTTGCCGCTGGCACGGGCTGGTTCCCGGTAGGAGGGGCGCAAAGCTCGTACTACGATCTCATGAGCCCGTCCGAGCAGTTCTGGAATCGCGCCCACCACCTGATACTGCCCGTGCTCGTTCTGGCGGCCAGCGAGATGGCCGGCATCATGCGCCAAATGAGGTCCAACCTGCTGGATACATTGCGTGCCGAGTTTGTCACGACAGCCCGGGCCAAGGGTCAGGCGGAAGGGTGGGTCATCTACCGCCACGCAGTCCGCAATGCGATTAATCCGCTGCTCACCATGTTCGGCTATTCCCTCGCCGGACTGCTCAGCGGAGCCTTCATCGTGGAGAATGTGATGGCTTGGCCGGGCTTGGGACGCCTGACGATGGAGTCCTTGCAGAAGAAGGACTACGAATTGGTGGTGGCCTCCGTCGTCATGGCCACCGCGCTCCTCGTCATTGGCAACTTTATTGCCGACCTGCTGCTTGCGTGGAGCGACCCTCGAATTCGTCTCAAATGA
- a CDS encoding methyl-accepting chemotaxis protein: MAKGLNDTRRFWTVRNRLILGYGIEILITVLLGGYALTRLVVIKDDAHRLSRDSLSGLSLIHRLDSQASKLFGLIHKHTVLSDPAASQRALSELESELNTIKTMAADYELGAVSAEDRAKAQPVNSALKRYLDACVAVATMDPRQVNEKLQRVISEVEPSYKAFLNVVTLTEQRQQSAGELAGNKIQSAVLNAEAGILAGICASILIVFFSGYFLVRAINQPLTRLTEAMERMREGDFTGRLEAGQRDEFGDLADGYNHMADSLSALVSQVQESGIVVNSSASNLASAVRQHESGAQQTASTTVEIGATAKEISVTSQELVKTVKEVAQVAEQTTTMAGNGQSGLLRMQETMVQVMGAASGISGKLTVLNEKAGSISQVVTTIAKVADQTNLLSLNAAIEAEKAGEYGRGFSVVATEIRRLADQTAVASHDIEQTVKEMQAAVSAGVMSVDKFSEEVRRGVQEVNQVGAQLNEIIGHVQALTPRFETVNEGMQMHAVGASQISSALVQLGESTQQTVHSLKQSNQTIERLNEATRMLRNAVSQFKLQTAVGVPERPRGIASLELRRNSDRPVDEGRKVDS; this comes from the coding sequence ATGGCAAAAGGGCTTAACGATACGCGGAGGTTTTGGACGGTTCGTAATCGACTCATCCTGGGTTATGGGATTGAGATTCTGATCACGGTGCTACTCGGGGGCTATGCCCTGACGAGACTTGTGGTCATCAAGGATGACGCTCATCGGCTCAGCCGCGATTCCTTATCAGGGCTCTCTTTAATCCACCGGCTTGATTCCCAAGCGAGTAAGCTATTCGGCTTGATCCACAAGCACACCGTCCTGTCCGATCCGGCCGCGAGTCAGCGTGCCCTCAGCGAACTGGAGTCCGAGCTGAACACGATCAAGACCATGGCGGCGGATTACGAACTCGGAGCCGTCAGTGCTGAAGATCGCGCTAAGGCTCAGCCGGTGAACTCTGCTCTGAAACGGTATCTGGATGCCTGTGTCGCGGTGGCCACCATGGATCCTCGCCAGGTGAACGAGAAGCTGCAGCGCGTCATCTCGGAGGTTGAACCATCCTACAAGGCCTTTCTCAATGTGGTGACGCTGACGGAACAGCGTCAGCAGTCGGCCGGTGAGTTGGCTGGGAACAAGATCCAAAGTGCCGTGCTCAACGCGGAGGCCGGCATATTGGCGGGGATCTGCGCCTCCATCTTGATTGTGTTCTTTAGCGGATACTTTTTGGTCCGAGCCATCAACCAGCCGCTCACGAGGCTCACTGAGGCCATGGAGCGCATGCGCGAGGGTGATTTCACTGGGCGTTTGGAAGCGGGCCAAAGGGATGAGTTTGGCGACCTAGCCGATGGGTACAATCATATGGCTGACAGCCTCAGCGCGCTCGTCAGCCAAGTGCAGGAGTCGGGCATCGTGGTCAACAGCTCTGCATCGAACCTTGCCAGCGCCGTGCGGCAACACGAGAGCGGAGCTCAGCAGACTGCTTCCACCACCGTGGAGATCGGGGCTACCGCCAAGGAGATCTCCGTCACTTCACAGGAGTTGGTCAAAACGGTCAAAGAGGTGGCCCAAGTCGCCGAGCAAACCACTACCATGGCGGGAAATGGCCAGAGCGGGCTGCTGCGCATGCAGGAGACCATGGTGCAGGTCATGGGGGCGGCCAGCGGGATCAGTGGCAAGCTGACGGTTTTGAACGAGAAGGCCGGGAGCATCAGCCAAGTAGTGACCACGATCGCCAAGGTCGCGGACCAAACCAACCTGCTCTCACTGAACGCTGCGATTGAAGCCGAGAAAGCTGGAGAGTACGGGCGCGGGTTCTCCGTGGTCGCCACAGAGATTCGTCGATTGGCGGATCAGACGGCGGTCGCGAGCCATGACATCGAACAGACGGTAAAGGAGATGCAGGCTGCCGTGAGCGCCGGGGTGATGAGCGTTGACAAGTTCTCTGAGGAGGTGCGCCGCGGCGTGCAGGAGGTGAACCAGGTGGGGGCTCAACTGAACGAGATTATCGGTCACGTCCAGGCTTTAACGCCGCGATTCGAGACGGTGAACGAAGGGATGCAGATGCATGCGGTTGGCGCGTCGCAGATTAGCTCGGCGCTCGTTCAGCTGGGTGAATCCACGCAGCAGACCGTCCACTCGCTGAAGCAATCCAATCAGACCATTGAACGTTTGAATGAGGCGACGCGAATGCTTCGCAACGCCGTGAGTCAGTTCAAGCTGCAGACGGCGGTTGGTGTGCCGGAGCGCCCGCGAGGGATCGCGTCGCTGGAATTGCGCCGCAATTCCGATCGGCCCGTCGATGAGGGGCGAAAGGTGGACAGCTGA